GCAGCCTTGGGCGCCTCGCGCTTCTCGAGGCGATTGATCTCACCGTAGACGCCCGCCAGGGCCTCTGTGTCGGTGGCGCGGAAGAAGCGTCCGCCCGTGAGATCGGCGATCTTCTGCAGCGTGCCCTCATCGAGGTCACCCCGCACCATGACCGTCCGCTCTCCGAGCACGGGGTCATTCACCGTCATCGGCGCAAGTCCCGTGGTTCCCATGCCGATGGTGTAGATCTTGATGCCGTACTTTGCCGCCATCTTGGCGGCCGTGAGGGGATCGATCTCACCGGCGTTGTTGCTGCCGTCCGTGAGCAGCACGATGACCTTGCTCTTGCCCGGCACGTCCTTGAGCCGGTTGATGCACGTGGCGATGGCAGAGCCGATGGCCGTGCCGTCGGTTCGCGTCATGCCGATCTTCACGCTGTCGAGCAACGTGAGCAGGGCCCCATGATCGGTGGTGAGCGGGCACTGCGTGAAGGCCACGGCGCTGAACACCACAAGGCCGAGTCGATCGTCGGTACGCTCGCGCACGAACTGCTGGCTGACCTTGCGAGCCGCAGCGACGCGAGTGGGCACGAGGTCCTGGGCGTTCATCGAGCCAGAGGTATCGAGACAGAGCATCATGTCGATGCCGTTCGAGCTCACCTGCTGGGTCGTCAGCCCATGCTGCGGGCGCGCGAGGGCGATGACCAGCAGCGTCATGGCGAGCGCCG
The genomic region above belongs to Pseudomonadota bacterium and contains:
- a CDS encoding VWA domain-containing protein; amino-acid sequence: MRFETPLALLLLPIIALLWWASIRRGRPRQAAIGYSDIALVRFPGAIRPAWEDRIPVALTALAMTLLVIALARPQHGLTTQQVSSNGIDMMLCLDTSGSMNAQDLVPTRVAAARKVSQQFVRERTDDRLGLVVFSAVAFTQCPLTTDHGALLTLLDSVKIGMTRTDGTAIGSAIATCINRLKDVPGKSKVIVLLTDGSNNAGEIDPLTAAKMAAKYGIKIYTIGMGTTGLAPMTVNDPVLGERTVMVRGDLDEGTLQKIADLTGGRFFRATDTEALAGVYGEINRLEKREAPKAAVVDYRELYPWFLLPALALLGLNALLERSVLQEVP